The DNA segment TATCGACAGAGAAACAGTGCCCCTTGTGTAGCAGCGATTTTACACCatttagcagcatttcaccacttttaactgttttatacaatggctgcactgtttgtgaaagatcttcaccctgaagtatcagaggtgatactttctaatagatttagacctgcaggacacgtccaatctgtccacatttgcagggacaggaagaccGGCTCTCCTCTCGGATACGCGTACGTCAACTTTCGCTATCGAGATGAcggtaaaacaaaccttttcttttttctacactgtttcttacctgtttttgcagcagatttaaggctacatgtgtaacttctgtagtattttatagttttactatatggatatggtcatgttttaaatggtactaaaaagatatgaaaagatatttggatgagttatatatagactataatagactttaattaaaaatgaatggtttatttctgttccctCAGCTGAGAGAGCCATCGATATGTTCAATTTTGAACTCCTCCTGGGGAGACCCATGCGTGTCATGTGGTCTAACTGGGAACCCACCGCCAAGCCCATCAAGGGAGGGAACATATTCATCAGGAACCTTGATTGGTCCATTGACTGCACCTCCCTGTTTgacactttctctgtgttcgGGAGGATCGTGTCATGCAAGGTTCGAGCTTTGAgctgttatatatgaatatatatatctgaatagctgaatatctgagtttcatgattagtg comes from the Hemibagrus wyckioides isolate EC202008001 unplaced genomic scaffold, SWU_Hwy_1.0 Contig23, whole genome shotgun sequence genome and includes:
- the LOC131350136 gene encoding polyadenylate-binding protein 1A-like; the encoded protein is MAALFVKDLHPEVSEVILSNRFRPAGHVQSVHICRDRKTGSPLGYAYVNFRYRDDAERAIDMFNFELLLGRPMRVMWSNWEPTAKPIKGGNIFIRNLDWSIDCTSLFDTFSVFGRIVSCKVVESKGFGYVQYESAEAAALAIERLNGKLLNDQQV